A portion of the Ammospiza caudacuta isolate bAmmCau1 chromosome 25, bAmmCau1.pri, whole genome shotgun sequence genome contains these proteins:
- the LOC131567938 gene encoding CCN family member 2-like: MPGSLGTVPRTLFLLLLAPGWVEPQACMFPCRCPSQALPCPAGTSHVWDACGCCKVCAQQLGELCSLHRPCDHHKGLYCDFSKIHRGSGICLAREGATCDLLGKIYLNGESFQPTCKLQCICMDGAIGCVPLCADDLRLPSPECPAPRRVKLHNKCCEEWVCEEGSEDNHLGTATAVFRKDPAHRPELNNLQENCLVQTTEWSTCSRSCGMGISTRVTNNNPQCRLEKETRLCMVRPCDFSMEKTKKGKKCVRTPKQRQSLHFEFSGCTSTRSYRPRFCGSCSDGRCCTPFLTSTVDVEFRCPEGDFFQRKMMFIKMCSCHYDCPRDNDIFLAMYHRWMIGDHVKIEQQ, encoded by the exons GTAGAACCACAGGCCTGCATGTTCCCATGCCGGTGTCCCTCCCAAGCTCTGCCGTGCCCTGCGGGTACCAGCCACGTGTGGGatgcctgtggctgctgcaaggtgtgtgcccagcagctgggcGAGCTCTGCTCCTTGCACAGGCCCTGTGACCATCACAAGGGACTCTACTGTGACTTCTCAAAAATCCACAGAGGCAGTGGGATCTGCTTAG CTCGTGAGGGTGCAACGTGTGACCTGCTGGGCAAGATCTACCTCAACGGGGAGAGCTTCCAACCCACATGCAAGCTGCAGTGCATCTGCATGGACGGGGCCATCGGCTGCGTCCCGCTCTGCGCCGATGACCTGCGCCTGCCGTCCCCAGAGTGCCCCGCGCCCCGCAGGGTGAAGCTCCACaacaagtgctgtgaggagtGGGTGTGTGAGGAGGGCAGCGAGGATAACCACTTAGGAACAGCCACGGCAG TTTTCAGGAAGGATCCAGCTCACAGGCCAGAGCTGAACAACCTGCAGGAGAACTGCCTGGTGCAGACGACAGAATGGAGCACGTGCTCCCGGAGCTGCGGGATGGGCATCTCCACCCGTGTGACCAACAACAACCCCCAGTGCCGCCTGGAGAAGGAGACTCGGCTCTGCATGGTCCGGCCCTGCGACTTCTCCATGGAGAAAACCAAG AAGGGGAAGAAGTGTGTGCGGACCCCAAAGCAGCGCCAGAGCCTCCACTTTGAGTTTTCAGGATGCACCAGCACGCGCTCCTACCGGCCGCGGTTCTGCGGCAGCTGCTCGGACGGGCGCTGCTGCACCCCGTTCCTGACCAGCACCGTGGACGTGGAGTTCCGCTGCCCCGAGGGGGACTTCTTCCAGAGGAAAATGATGTTCATCAAGATGTGCTCCTGCCACTATGACTGTCCCCGAGACAACGACATCTTCCTGGCCATGTATCACCGTTGGATGATCGGAGACCACGTCAAGATTGAGCAGCAATAG